A part of Magnetospirillum sp. ME-1 genomic DNA contains:
- a CDS encoding SAM hydrolase/SAM-dependent halogenase family protein, which produces MIVLFTDFGAQGPYLGQMEMVIRQTLPAEPVVNLIADAPSFDPKASAYLLAALAAAIPRQSVVLAVVDPGVGGERRPLVVEADGVLYLGPDNGLFEILARRARTFRAWEIVWRPENLSASFHGRDLFAPVAARLAAGLGPEDCGCRPVEPLPHADWPDDLAAVIYHDHYGNAWTGQRAKILAQDAVLRAGGEEFRRARTFSDVKPGTGFWYENSSGLAEIAVNGGAASSLSVLAIGSIVTN; this is translated from the coding sequence ATGATCGTCCTTTTTACCGATTTCGGGGCCCAGGGCCCCTATCTCGGCCAGATGGAGATGGTCATCCGTCAGACTCTGCCGGCCGAGCCGGTGGTCAACCTGATCGCCGACGCCCCCAGTTTCGATCCCAAGGCGTCCGCCTATCTGCTGGCCGCCCTGGCCGCCGCCATTCCCCGCCAGTCGGTGGTGCTGGCGGTGGTCGATCCCGGGGTCGGCGGCGAGCGCCGGCCGCTGGTGGTCGAGGCGGATGGCGTGCTTTACCTCGGTCCCGACAATGGTCTGTTCGAAATCCTGGCGCGCCGCGCCAGGACCTTCCGCGCCTGGGAGATCGTCTGGCGTCCCGAGAACCTGTCGGCCAGTTTCCATGGGCGCGATCTGTTCGCCCCCGTGGCCGCCCGGCTGGCGGCCGGTCTGGGGCCCGAGGATTGCGGCTGCCGGCCGGTGGAGCCCTTGCCCCATGCCGACTGGCCCGATGACCTGGCCGCCGTCATCTACCATGATCATTACGGCAACGCCTGGACCGGCCAGCGCGCCAAGATTCTGGCCCAGGATGCCGTCCTGCGGGCGGGAGGAGAGGAGTTTCGCCGTGCCCGTACCTTCTCGGACGTGAAGCCGGGGACGGGGTTCTGGTACGAGAATTCCTCGGGCCTGGCCGAAATCGCCGTCAATGGCGGTGCGGCGTCCAGCCTTTCGGTCCTGGCCATTGGAAGTATCGTCACAAATTAA
- a CDS encoding NnrS family protein has protein sequence MATIPLMEPVYKGNQGPVFFAAGFRPFFLFAAIQAAVMLPMWLLAFAGILPVGSNWNPVVWHSHAMVFGFAGAAVGGFLLTAVPNWTNSHHVSGRPLMALFGLWLAGRVAVALAGVLPPALVAALDLGFLPLLAFLLAKPLIEAGKWRNIVFLPILGVLWLAGLCAHIEALTGKAVGLKGVTLGIFILLLMIAIVGGRIIPSFTQNWLRMQGRPVDVAPVGWIEQGGAGAIVALAGLAQVFLPSSPLAGVLLLVAAAIHAWRLSGWHGLKTVSNPILVILHVGYAWMVLGFALLGLSAFIDALPPSAALHALTAGSVATMIIAVMSRAALGHAGHPLVVAKATVWAYGLISAGAMLRVVAPVIPDGMMALTMVGGGLWTLGWILYVVVYFPICTKPRADGRPG, from the coding sequence ATGGCCACGATTCCGTTGATGGAACCCGTCTACAAAGGAAACCAGGGGCCGGTGTTCTTCGCCGCCGGTTTCCGCCCGTTCTTCCTGTTCGCCGCCATCCAGGCGGCGGTGATGCTGCCCATGTGGCTGCTGGCCTTCGCCGGCATCCTGCCGGTGGGGTCCAACTGGAATCCGGTGGTCTGGCACTCCCACGCCATGGTGTTCGGCTTCGCCGGGGCGGCGGTGGGTGGTTTCCTGCTGACGGCGGTGCCCAACTGGACCAATTCCCATCACGTGTCGGGCAGGCCGCTGATGGCGCTGTTCGGCCTGTGGCTGGCCGGCCGCGTGGCCGTCGCGCTGGCCGGCGTGCTGCCGCCGGCTCTGGTGGCCGCGCTCGACCTGGGCTTCCTGCCGCTGCTGGCCTTCCTGCTGGCCAAGCCGCTGATCGAGGCGGGCAAGTGGCGCAACATCGTCTTCCTGCCCATTCTCGGCGTGCTGTGGCTGGCGGGGCTGTGCGCCCACATCGAGGCGCTGACCGGCAAGGCGGTCGGGCTCAAGGGCGTGACGCTCGGTATCTTCATCCTGCTGTTGATGATCGCCATCGTCGGCGGGCGGATCATTCCGTCCTTCACCCAGAACTGGCTGCGCATGCAGGGCCGTCCGGTGGATGTGGCGCCCGTGGGCTGGATCGAGCAGGGCGGGGCGGGGGCCATCGTCGCCCTGGCCGGTCTTGCCCAGGTGTTCCTGCCGTCCTCGCCGCTGGCCGGCGTGCTGTTGCTGGTCGCCGCCGCAATCCATGCCTGGCGGCTGTCGGGCTGGCATGGTCTCAAGACCGTGTCCAACCCCATCCTGGTCATCCTGCATGTGGGCTACGCCTGGATGGTGCTGGGCTTCGCGCTGCTGGGCCTGTCGGCCTTCATCGATGCGCTGCCGCCCTCGGCGGCGCTGCATGCGCTGACCGCCGGATCGGTGGCCACCATGATCATCGCGGTGATGAGCCGCGCCGCGCTGGGCCATGCCGGCCATCCCCTGGTGGTGGCCAAGGCCACCGTCTGGGCCTATGGCCTGATCTCGGCGGGCGCCATGCTCCGCGTGGTGGCCCCGGTGATCCCCGACGGCATGATGGCGCTGACCATGGTGGGCGGCGGGCTGTGGACCCTTGGCTGGATTCTCTACGTCGTGGTCTACTTTCCCATCTGCACCAAGCCGCGTGCCGACGGGCGGCCGGGGTAA
- a CDS encoding methyl-accepting chemotaxis protein, whose protein sequence is MGAIITANLANLRQDLMTARQVKTQHVVETAHSVIGHYIAQAKAGTLTTEAAQAAAIEAVKAMRYSGTEYFWINSLAGKMVVHPIRPDMQGKDLMDLKDPAGKNFFAAMIDVVRKDKAGFVDYLWPKPGFDKPVPKVSYVKGIEEWGWLVGSGIYIDDVDAAFQAEMAQMGGITATVVLIVLLVSWWIGNNVISGMHSVTGGIRKLAEGDTAVEIKGAGRGDEIGDLVRAAEVFREHSLAMKRMSEERAEQRRQAEVERRSTLETLAGELERGVKSTVVTVSESAGRMQSTANGMAASIDEASQESQAVAAAAQQTSSNVETVAAAAEELSASIRGIGTQVMESTQIAREAVDAAHRTDSVVRGLSEAADRIGEVVRLINDIAGQTNLLALNATIEAARAGEAGKGFAVVANEVKHLASQTAKATDEIGQQIASIQSTTADAVSAIEGIGKTIGRMDEIATAIAEAVDQQGAATQEIARNVHEAAGGAQEVSRHISSISRKASDAGNAARDLLGAAAGLARESETLRTGVDRFLGEVRGM, encoded by the coding sequence ATGGGGGCAATCATCACGGCGAATCTCGCCAATCTGCGCCAGGATCTGATGACGGCGCGACAGGTGAAGACCCAGCATGTGGTCGAAACCGCCCATAGCGTCATCGGGCATTACATCGCCCAGGCCAAGGCCGGCACCCTGACCACCGAGGCCGCCCAGGCCGCCGCCATCGAGGCGGTCAAGGCCATGCGCTATTCCGGGACCGAATATTTCTGGATCAACAGCCTTGCCGGCAAGATGGTCGTCCATCCCATCCGTCCCGACATGCAGGGCAAGGATCTGATGGATCTCAAGGATCCGGCCGGGAAGAATTTCTTTGCCGCCATGATCGACGTGGTCCGCAAGGACAAGGCCGGCTTCGTCGATTACCTGTGGCCCAAGCCCGGCTTCGACAAGCCGGTGCCCAAGGTGTCCTACGTCAAGGGTATCGAGGAATGGGGCTGGCTGGTGGGGTCCGGCATCTATATCGACGACGTGGATGCCGCCTTCCAGGCCGAGATGGCCCAGATGGGCGGCATCACCGCCACCGTGGTCCTGATCGTGCTGCTGGTGTCGTGGTGGATCGGCAACAACGTGATCTCGGGCATGCACTCGGTCACCGGCGGCATCCGCAAGCTGGCCGAGGGTGACACCGCCGTCGAGATCAAGGGCGCCGGGCGCGGCGACGAGATCGGCGATCTGGTCCGCGCCGCCGAGGTGTTCCGCGAGCACTCCCTGGCCATGAAGCGCATGTCGGAGGAACGCGCCGAACAGCGCCGCCAGGCCGAGGTCGAGCGCCGCTCCACCCTGGAGACCCTGGCCGGCGAACTGGAGCGTGGCGTCAAGTCCACCGTGGTGACCGTCAGCGAATCCGCCGGCCGCATGCAATCCACCGCCAACGGCATGGCGGCCTCCATCGACGAGGCGTCGCAGGAGAGTCAGGCGGTGGCCGCCGCCGCCCAGCAGACGTCCTCCAACGTGGAGACCGTGGCCGCCGCCGCCGAGGAGCTTTCCGCCTCCATCCGCGGCATCGGCACCCAGGTCATGGAAAGCACCCAGATCGCCAGGGAGGCGGTGGACGCCGCCCATCGCACCGATTCCGTGGTGCGCGGCCTGTCCGAGGCCGCCGACCGCATCGGCGAGGTGGTGCGCCTGATCAACGACATCGCCGGCCAGACCAACCTGCTGGCCCTGAACGCCACCATCGAGGCCGCGCGCGCCGGCGAGGCGGGCAAGGGCTTCGCCGTGGTCGCCAACGAGGTCAAGCATCTGGCCAGCCAGACCGCCAAGGCCACCGACGAGATCGGACAGCAGATCGCTTCCATCCAGTCCACCACCGCCGACGCGGTGAGCGCCATCGAAGGCATCGGCAAGACCATCGGCCGCATGGACGAGATCGCCACCGCCATCGCCGAGGCCGTCGATCAGCAGGGCGCCGCCACCCAGGAGATCGCCCGCAACGTCCACGAAGCGGCGGGCGGGGCCCAGGAAGTGTCGCGCCACATCTCCTCCATCAGCCGGAAGGCCTCCGACGCAGGAAACGCCGCCCGCGACCTGCTCGGCGCCGCCGCCGGGCTGGCCCGGGAATCCGAAACCCTGCGCACCGGCGTCGACCGCTTCCTGGGCGAAGTGCGGGGGATGTAA
- a CDS encoding glutamate synthase subunit beta, translating into MGKATGFKEFDRQTPGYEKPEERVKHYREFTKSLTDEELAKQGARCMDCGIPFCHQGCPVNNIIPDWNDLVYRNRWQEASEVLHSTNNFPEFTGRVCPAPCEAACTLNITDAPVAIKTIEHAVVERAFAEGWLVPDLPKRETGKTVAVVGGGPAGMAAAQQLARAGHSVTLFEKNAKVGGLLRYGIPDFKLEKDVIDRRVAQMEAEGVEIRTNTHVGVTLAVKDLLDGFDAVVLTGGSEKPRDLPVPGRELKGVHFAMDFLTQQNRRNGGEAVGAEDILATAKKVVVIGGGDTGADCVGTSNRHGAASVTQIEIMPRPPEKEDKGVSWPLWPNRLRTSSSHDEGCDRRWSVSTIRFTGQDGKVTGLDCTQVDAKFQPIPGTEFKLDADLVLLAMGFVHPVHEGLVDGLGLDKDQRGNVKADTTSYQTSNPKVFAAGDIRRGQSLVVWAIREGRQAARAVDAYLMGRSDLPVC; encoded by the coding sequence ATGGGAAAGGCTACCGGTTTCAAGGAATTCGACCGCCAGACCCCCGGCTATGAAAAGCCGGAAGAGAGGGTGAAGCACTATCGCGAGTTCACCAAGTCGCTGACCGACGAAGAGTTGGCCAAGCAGGGTGCGCGCTGCATGGATTGCGGCATCCCCTTCTGCCACCAGGGCTGCCCGGTCAACAACATCATTCCCGACTGGAATGATCTGGTGTACCGCAACCGCTGGCAGGAGGCCTCGGAGGTCCTTCACTCCACCAACAACTTCCCGGAATTCACCGGCCGCGTCTGCCCCGCGCCCTGCGAGGCGGCCTGCACGCTGAACATCACCGACGCGCCTGTGGCCATCAAGACCATCGAGCATGCGGTGGTGGAGCGCGCCTTCGCCGAAGGCTGGCTGGTCCCCGATCTGCCGAAGCGCGAGACCGGCAAGACCGTGGCGGTGGTGGGCGGCGGCCCGGCCGGCATGGCCGCCGCGCAGCAACTGGCCCGCGCCGGTCATTCCGTCACCCTGTTCGAGAAGAACGCCAAGGTGGGCGGCCTGCTGCGTTACGGCATTCCCGACTTCAAGCTGGAAAAGGACGTCATCGACCGCCGTGTCGCCCAGATGGAGGCCGAGGGCGTCGAGATCCGCACCAACACCCATGTGGGCGTCACTCTTGCGGTCAAGGACCTGCTGGACGGCTTCGACGCCGTGGTGCTGACCGGCGGTTCGGAAAAGCCCCGCGATCTGCCGGTTCCCGGCCGCGAGCTGAAGGGCGTGCATTTCGCCATGGATTTCCTCACCCAGCAGAACCGCCGCAATGGTGGCGAGGCGGTTGGGGCCGAGGACATCCTGGCCACTGCTAAGAAGGTGGTGGTGATCGGCGGCGGCGACACCGGCGCCGACTGCGTCGGTACGTCCAACCGCCACGGTGCCGCCTCCGTTACCCAGATCGAGATCATGCCCCGTCCGCCCGAGAAGGAAGACAAGGGCGTGTCCTGGCCGCTGTGGCCCAACCGGCTGCGCACCTCGTCCTCCCATGACGAGGGCTGCGACCGCCGCTGGTCGGTGTCCACAATCCGCTTCACCGGCCAGGACGGCAAGGTCACCGGCCTGGATTGCACCCAGGTGGATGCCAAGTTCCAGCCCATCCCCGGCACCGAGTTCAAGCTCGACGCCGATCTGGTGCTGCTGGCCATGGGCTTCGTCCATCCCGTCCATGAGGGGCTGGTGGATGGTCTCGGCCTGGACAAGGATCAGCGCGGCAACGTCAAGGCCGACACCACCTCCTACCAGACCTCCAACCCCAAGGTCTTCGCCGCCGGTGACATCCGTCGCGGCCAGAGCCTGGTGGTCTGGGCCATCCGTGAAGGCCGCCAGGCTGCCCGCGCCGTGGACGCCTATCTCATGGGGCGCAGTGACCTGCCCGTGTGCTGA